The genomic region CCATGACGACCCGCTCCGCCGGGATCTCCTGCACGCCGGTCATCCAGCGCTCCAGGGCCGGTGAGATGACGTGGTGGAGGTCGATGTAGTCGGTGGCCTTGGCGGACGAGGCGGGGTAGCCGCCTCCCCGGAACTCCAGGATGTGGGTCGTGTCGACGACCGGGAGACCGGGACGACTGCGCTTCAGGAACGGCAGCCGGTCGTAGAGCCACTGGCTGTGGTGGACCACGACGCCACGCAGGTCGACGTTCTCGAGCAGCGCCCGCAGGAGCTGCTCGCTGCCGGGCGTCTGGCTGAGGTAGGTGGCCTCCGAGAGTGGCAGCAGCAGGGCGCCGTCGAGCTCCGGGCGGGTGATGAGCTCGTGGTGGGAGTCACGCGACGTCAGCACGATCGGCTGCAGGCCCGCCTCCCGCACCAGGCGCACGGTCTCGAACGCCCAGCGCTCGGCGCCCCCCATCTCGAACCAGTGCATGCCGATCAGGACGGCGCGGGGGGCGTCCTGCGGCGCCGCGCCGGCGGGGTGCATCCGCGCACCGGCAAAGGCCGTGCCGGGAGCGAACAGGGTGTCGTCGCCCATGCGCTTGACCCGGGTGCGGATGGGTCGCATGTGCCGCACCAGCTCGGCGTCGCGGATCTCGTCGTACACCAGCGGGGCGGCCACCCTCAGGCGCTTGAGCACGCGCCCCCGCAGGTCACCGGGCGCGAAGAACTCCGGGCGGGCGGCCGCGGTCTCGTCGGAGGAGATCATGACGTGCCGCGTGGTCGAGGCCAGCAGGACGTCCTGACGCGCGTCGACCACCTCGGCCGGGGTGGCGCTGACCGCCGACCGGACCCGGATCGTGGCGCGGCGACGTCGGTACAGCCGGGACCGGCCGTCGAACGTGCGGTCGTCAGTGGTGCGTGGCGTGTAGTCGCTGAACGGCGCGTAGACGTGCACCGTGAGGTCGAGCCCCGGGGTCGTGAGGACGTGCACGTTGACGGCCCCGACGAGGATCCGACGCTCTCGTTCACTCAGGTCGCCGAGCGCCTGGTCGTCCTCGATCACCGTGAACGCGCAAGGCTGTCCCAGATAGGTGCTGAACATGGTGTCGGGTGCCTTGTGATGTCGAGGTCGAGGGCTCGCGGAGGAGCCTAACAGTCGGTCCGACACCCTTGAGGAACCCCGGCGACCCGCAGGGAGCAGGCGCCTCGACTGCTAAGGTGGCGCGCATGAGTCACCCCGAACAGCTGGGCTTTTTCCGTGCCGTCGCCGCTGCGAACACGAGCGTCGTCGACGGCGCGGCGATCCTCGAGATCGGCTCCTACGACGTCAACGGCAACATCCGTGAGATCTTCGCCGGCCACCGCTCGTACACCGGTGTCGACCTGGTCGAGGGCCCCAACGTCGACGTCGTCACCTACGGCCACGAGTTCGAGGCCGAGCCCGGCAGCTTCGACCTGGCGATCTCGGGCGAGTGCTTCGAGCACGACCAGCACTGGCAGGAGTCGTTCACCAACATGGCGACGCTCGTCCGCCCCGGTGGGCTCGTCGCCTTCACGTGCGCCTCCTGGGGTCGCCCCGAGCACGGCACGACCCGCTCGGACCGCACGCTGAGCCCGGGCACGCAGCACGAGGGCCTCGACTACTACCGCAACCTGCGCGAGTCGGACTTCCTCGAGGCGGGCCTCCCGCTCGACGAGTGGTTCAGCTCCTGGAAGTTCTGGTACCTGCCGACGTCGATGGACCTCTACTTCGCGGGCGTCCGACGTGGTGACGCCGCCGACAAGCCCACCGCGGTGTTCCCGCGCGAGGCCGACGTGGCCGCGCTGCGCGAGATCATGCCGCTGACGCACAAGATCGCTCGCCTCCCGCTCATCGCCCTCAAGCGCGTGCTGCCGCACGACCGCTACCAGGACGTCATCCGCTTCTACTGGCTGCCGCTCTTCCGGCTGCAGCAGAAGGTCACCGGCGGATCCTTCGAGCGTCACGAGCGCACCGCGATCAACTGATCGACCGAGCGCACCGCGATCAACTGATCGACCGAGCGCACCGCGATCACCTGATCGACCGAGCGCACCGCGATCACCTGATCGATGGGGCGCGGCGCGTCAGGCGTCGTCGGCCGGGGCCTTCGTGCGCCGGAACGAGAACGAGCTGTGCCCGGTGTAGGAGATCAGCGTCGTCACCATGACGACGAAGAGCTGCCCCAGGAGCGGTGGCATGCCGAACACCTCGACGAACACCGGCAGCAGCACGAGGTTGACCGCGAGTGCGCCCAGGTAGACCGACTCGAACCGCGCGAGGTCCAGCAGCACCTGCCCCCGGACCCGGAAGACCAGGCGCCGGTAGAGCACGAAGGCGCACAGGACGCTCAGGACGTGCGTCATCAGCACGCTGATGAGGTAGCCCCAGCGCCCCTCGCCGAGCCACAGGAACAGGATGAACCAGGCGTAGCCCACGCCGGTGTTCACGAGGCCGACCAGGATGAACGCGATGCGTCGGTCGCTGACGAGCCGCAGGAGCGGCCCGTCGGGGCCCCTCATCCCCGCGATGACCTCGTCCGGGCCGGCGCCGTTCTCGGTGATGTCCGGCTCCTCGCGATGGTGGTGGGCGGCCCCCGACCCGTGGGAGCGCTTCGTCACGGTACCAGCGTGGCCACGCGTGCCTGGTCGAGCTCGCCGACCCAGGCCGGCATGCCCGCAGCGGTCGCCTCGGGCTGCGTCGGGTAGGTCGTTCCCGTCG from Aeromicrobium sp. Sec7.5 harbors:
- a CDS encoding glycosyltransferase → MFSTYLGQPCAFTVIEDDQALGDLSERERRILVGAVNVHVLTTPGLDLTVHVYAPFSDYTPRTTDDRTFDGRSRLYRRRRATIRVRSAVSATPAEVVDARQDVLLASTTRHVMISSDETAAARPEFFAPGDLRGRVLKRLRVAAPLVYDEIRDAELVRHMRPIRTRVKRMGDDTLFAPGTAFAGARMHPAGAAPQDAPRAVLIGMHWFEMGGAERWAFETVRLVREAGLQPIVLTSRDSHHELITRPELDGALLLPLSEATYLSQTPGSEQLLRALLENVDLRGVVVHHSQWLYDRLPFLKRSRPGLPVVDTTHILEFRGGGYPASSAKATDYIDLHHVISPALERWMTGVQEIPAERVVMAPLGGLTVDHEAEAVFGERSPDRPFTVAFVGRLARQKAPEVFVETAARIHRTRPDVRFIMHGHGELNQWVTDLVSAAGLEDVLERRDESVPVSRTLDDADLLAITSHNEGLTLTTLEAIAHGTPVVSTDVGAQANLVPAEALASRNAHRAVRQIAEIALRYVDDEGARRRLWESERAAERALLALPSAGDWFEELVSSW
- a CDS encoding methyltransferase domain-containing protein; the encoded protein is MSHPEQLGFFRAVAAANTSVVDGAAILEIGSYDVNGNIREIFAGHRSYTGVDLVEGPNVDVVTYGHEFEAEPGSFDLAISGECFEHDQHWQESFTNMATLVRPGGLVAFTCASWGRPEHGTTRSDRTLSPGTQHEGLDYYRNLRESDFLEAGLPLDEWFSSWKFWYLPTSMDLYFAGVRRGDAADKPTAVFPREADVAALREIMPLTHKIARLPLIALKRVLPHDRYQDVIRFYWLPLFRLQQKVTGGSFERHERTAIN
- a CDS encoding GtrA family protein; the encoded protein is MTKRSHGSGAAHHHREEPDITENGAGPDEVIAGMRGPDGPLLRLVSDRRIAFILVGLVNTGVGYAWFILFLWLGEGRWGYLISVLMTHVLSVLCAFVLYRRLVFRVRGQVLLDLARFESVYLGALAVNLVLLPVFVEVFGMPPLLGQLFVVMVTTLISYTGHSSFSFRRTKAPADDA